In Spinacia oleracea cultivar Varoflay chromosome 5, BTI_SOV_V1, whole genome shotgun sequence, a single window of DNA contains:
- the LOC110781419 gene encoding glyoxylase I 4, protein MQIMGSNQEKRDDENGESDKKEEEDKHELPLMALNHVSRLCRSVKDSIEFYTKVLGFVIIERPQAFDFDGAWLFNYGIGIHLVQSKDEDRLPSDKEGLDPMDNHISFQCEDMEAMEQRLKDFNVKYMKRTVDDEENKTSIDQLFFNDPDGFMIEMCNCENLKLVPAGSMGKIKLPCDRHNPPIELRKDDNERSQEKPMSNSN, encoded by the exons ATGCAAATCATGGGAAGCAACCAAGAAAAACGAGATGATGAAAATGGTGAAAGTGataagaaagaagaagaagacaaaCATGAACTTCCATTAATGGCATTAAACCATGTGTCAAGGTTATGTAGGTCAGTGAAAGATTCAATAGAGTTTTACACAAAAGTTTTAGGGTTTGTTATTATTGAGAGGCCTCAAGCTTTTGATTTTGATGGTGCTTGGCTTTTCAATTATGGGATTGGTATTCATTTGGTTCAATCTAAGGATGAAGATCGTTTGCCATCCGATAAGGAGGGTTTGGATCCAATGGATAATCATATCTCCTTTCAG TGCGAAGATATGGAGGCAATGGAACAAAGACTGAAGGATTTTAATGTCAAGTACATGAAAAGAACAGTGGATGATGAAGAGAACAAGACGTCGATCGATCAGCTTTTCTTCAACGATCCAGACGGATTTATGATCGAAATGTGCAACTGTGAGAACCTCAAACTCGTTCCTGCAGGTTCCATGGGTAAGATTAAGCTGCCTTGTGATCGTCATAACCCTCCGATTGAGCTACGCAAAGATGATAATGAAAGAAGTCAAGAAAAACCTATGTCAAACTCAAATTAG
- the LOC110783346 gene encoding receptor-like protein 6, with protein sequence MGFLTWIDILFLVLVCSHATKQIIFVSSFRPSCADHERMALVQFRRSFLTNCAISDTPSEYPRVKSWSSEKNEDCCLWDGVECEVETGYVTGLDLGGSCLYGNFPPNSTLFSLTHLKKLSLAFNDFNYSHIPSKIGEINKLQSLNLSYSSFSGQIPSEISKLSELRVLDLSNNGDSLANSQRGLKLHDPSLEKLLRNLTHISQLYLDMVDLSSTVPITLTKLSSLKAISLQNCNLYGELPTSLFRLPQLEILHLSGNKDLAGFLPEFHSNSPLKELHLYGTSFSGKVPQSIGNLAHLEQLDLCGCYFSGSLPSSLANMTTLTVLLLSNNNFKGEVSFSITNLTNLESLDFSNLEIRPRELFSQLSKLNNIIYLRLAEMKLATEIPSFIANFTKLTYLDLAGSQIMGPFPKWFANLTQLRQLYLENNQLEGPIPHWFSQFTNLQSLDLSYNNLFGKFDTFFQLKDLRNLVLSHVNLTFPNSGTNSSLPKLKLLELAYCNLTEFPQFLQYQNELQSLSLRGNNIKGILPQWLVNITKESLLIINLSGNKLTGFEQATVVLPWTHLEEFHFAGNKLHGLLPSPPDSMKFYDVSNNKLTGVMPKQICNARSLISLDLSGNNLTGQIPDCIGNQLGESLQLLNLRGNNLHGTISTKFTTSCKLRMINLSQNQLGGELPRSFANCTMLEVLDVGRNQINDSFPSWLGSLPKLQVLILGHNKFYGRVLYQKSDLSFRFLRIIDLSHNLHTGGLPSRYFQNWHAMKVSKEEQSGSYNTLITFYFKLGVDYVISQQNFEYSITITNKGSEILYPKILKVFRVIDLSSNNFTGRIPDDIGDLKGLQALNLSNNNLEGRIPPSLSNITDLESLDLSLNKLSGEIPPSLSQLTTLEVFNISYNDHLMGPIPQGNQFNTFDDTSFQGNPGLCGSLISQKCGNADIIQLSPPSVNSDKSDDEDSELIDWIIKSLGCISGTIVGFVIGKIYITDKYHEWFMETFGRRRT encoded by the coding sequence ATGGGTTTTCTTACATGGATTGACATTCTTTTCTTAGTCCTGGTATGTTCACATGCCACAAAACAAATTATCTTTGTATCCTCTTTTCGGCCATCATGTGCTGATCATGAAAGAATGGCGTTAGTGCAATTTAGGCGGAGTTTCCTTACAAACTGTGCTATTTCCGATACTCCATCTGAATATCCAAGGGTGAAATCATGGTCAAGTGAGAAAAATGAGGATTGCTGTTTGTGGGATGGAGTCGAGTGCGAGGTAGAAACTGGTTATGTGACAGGGCTCGACCTAGGTGGCAGCTGTCTTTATGGAAACTTTCCTCCTAACAGCACTCTCTTCAGTCTTACTCATCTTAAAAAGCTTAGCCTAGCTTTTAATGATTTCAACTATTCTCACATCCCTTCTAAAATCGGGGAaattaacaagctacaaagtcTTAACCTCTCGTATTCATCATTTAGTGGCCAAATACCATCAGAAATCTCAAAATTATCAGAGCTCCGTGTGCTCGATCTTTCCAACAATGGTGATTCTTTAGCTAATAGCCAACGTGGCCTGAAACTTCATGATCCAAGCCTGGAGAAGTTGCTTCGAAACCTAACTCATATTAGTCAACTCTATCTTGACATGGTGGACTTGTCTTCTACTGTGCCAATCACCCTCACAAAACTATCCTCTTTAAAAGCTATTTCCCTCCAAAACTGTAACTTGTATGGTGAACTACCAACAAGTCTTTTCAGATTGCCACAACTTGAGATCCTTCATTTGAGTGGCAACAAAGATCTTGCAGGATTCTTGCCTGAATTTCACTCGAATAGCCCTCTCAAGGAATTACATCTTTATGGCACATCATTTTCAGGAAAAGTGCCACAGTCGATAGGAAACCTTGCTCATTTGGAACAACTTGACCTATGTGGTTGTTATTTCTCAGGATCACTTCCATCTTCTCTTGCTAATATGACAACACTCACCGTCTTACTCTTAAGTAACAACAATTTCAAAGGTGAAGTTTCCTTCTCTATCACAAATCTCACAAACCTCGAATCTTTAGATTTCTCAAATCTTGAAATTAGGCCAAGAGAACTATTTTCCCAGTTGTCCAAACTAAACAATATCATTTACCTACGCCTTGCTGAGATGAAACTAGCTACTGAGATACCGTCGTTTATTGCAAACTTCACGAAACTTACTTATTTAGATCTTGCAGGATCCCAGATAATGGGTCCATTTCCAAAATGGTTTGCAAATCTAACCCAACTAAGGCAATTGTATCTCGAGAATAATCAGTTAGAGGGTCCAATACCACATTGGTTTTCTCAGTTTACTAATCTTCAATCTCTAGACTTGTCTTACAACAACTTGTTTGGCAAGTTCGACACCTTTTTCCAGTTAAAAGATCTTCGTAATCTAGTTTTATCTCATGTCAACCTAACATTTCCAAATTCTGGGACCAATTCATCTCTTCCAAAGCTCAAACTCTTAGAACTTGCATACTGCAACCTGACTGAGTTTCCACAGTTCCTGCAGTATCAAAATGAGCTACAATCGCTATCACTCAGAGGAAATAACATCAAGGGTATTTTGCCACAGTGGTTGGTGAATATAACTAAAGAGAGTCTCCTTATAATTAATCTTTCCGGAAATAAGTTGACAGGTTTTGAACAGGCTACAGTAGTTCTTCCATGGACTCATTTGGAAGAATTTCATTTCGCGGGTAATAAGTTACACGGACTACTTCCTTCACCACCAGATTCTAtgaagttctacgatgtctcaAATAATAAGTTGACTGGAGTAATGCCCAAGCAAATTTGCAATGCAAGGTCACTAATTTCCCTTGACTTGTCTGGTAACAACTTGACAGGACAGATACCAGATTGCATAGGTAATCAGCTAGGTGAATCTCTACAACTTCTGAATTTGCGAGGAAATAATCTCCATGGCACCATTTCCACAAAATTTACAACATCCTGCAAACTAAGGATGATCAATTTGAGTCAAAATCAACTGGGAGGTGAGCTTCCAAGGTCATTTGCCAACTGCACAATGCTTGAAGTACTTGATGTTGGAAGAAATCAAATTAATGATTCTTTTCCATCATGGTTAGGAAGTCTCCCGAAGTTGCAAGTTCTTATCCTGGGGCATAATAAATTTTACGGAAGAGTACTATATCAGAAATCTGACCTCAGTTTCCGATTCTTGCGCATTATTGACCTATCCCACAATCTTCATACAGGTGGTTTACCCTCTAGGTACTTTCAAAATTGGCATGCAATGAAAGTTTCAAAGGAAGAACAATCAGGTTCATACAATACCTTGATTACTTTCTATTTTAAGTTGGGAGTAGACTATGTTATTTCTCAACAGAATTTCGAGTACTCCATCACCATAACAAACAAAGGCAGTGAAATTCTTTATCCAAAGATACTTAAAGTGTTTAGGGTCATTGACTTATCCAGTAACAACTTCACAGGCAGGATTCCCGATGACATTGGGGATCTCAAGGGACTACAAGCACTCAACTTGTCCAACAACAATCTTGAAGGCAGAATTCCACCCTCTCTATCCAACATAACAGACCTTGAATCACTCGACCTTTCTCTCAACAAACTCTCAGGTGAAATCCCTCCATCATTATCACAATTGACCACTCTCGAGGTGTTCAACATCTCCTATAATGATCATCTCATGGGCCCAATACCACAAGGAAACCAATTCAATACTTTCGATGATACCTCTTTCCAAGGAAATCCAGGGTTGTGTGGAAGTCTAATTTCCCAGAAGTGCGGAAATGCAGATATTATACAACTGTCACCACCATCAGTGAATAGTGACAAGAGCGATGATGAGGATTCTGAACTGATTGATTGGATCATCAAATCACTGGGATGTATAAGTGGAACCATAGTTGGGTTTGTTATTGGGAAAATTTACATCACTGACAAGTACCATGAATGGTTTATGGAGACCTTTGGAAGGAGGAGAACATAA
- the LOC110781509 gene encoding receptor-like protein 6: MLEVLDVGRNQINDSFPSLLGSLPKLQVLVLGHNKFHGSVLYQKYDLGFRFLRIIDLSHNLHTGCLPSRYFQNWHAMKVSKEEQSGSYNTLITFYFKLGVDYVISTQNFEYSITITNKGSEIIYPKILKVFRVIDLSSNNFTGRIPDGIGDLKGLQALNLSNNNLEGRIPPSLSNITELESLDLSLNKLSGEIPPALSQLTTLEVFNISFNDHLVGPIPQGNQFNTFDDTSFQGNPGLCGSLIYQKCRNEDVIPLSPPSVHSDKSEDEDSELIDWIIKSLGCICGTIVGFVIGKIYITDKYHEWFMETFGRRRTMRRK, encoded by the coding sequence ATGCTTGAAGTACTTGATGTTGGAAGAAATCAAATTAATGATTCTTTTCCATCATTGTTAGGAAGTCTCCCAAAGTTGCAAGTTCTTGTCCTGGGGCATAATAAATTTCACGGAAGCGTACTATATCAGAAATATGACCTCGGTTTCCGATTCTTGCGCATTATTGACCTGTCCCACAATCTTCATACAGGTTGTTTACCCTCTAGGTACTTTCAAAATTGGCATGCAATGAAAGTTTCAAAGGAAGAACAATCAGGTTCATACAATACCTTGATTACTTTCTATTTTAAGTTGGGAGTAGACTATGTTATTTCTACACAGAATTTCGAGTACTCCATCACCATAACAAACAAAGGCAGTGAAATTATTTATCCAAAGATACTTAAAGTGTTTAGGGTCATTGACTTATCCAGTAACAACTTCACAGGCAGAATTCCCGATGGCATTGGGGATCTAAAGGGACTACAAGCACTCAACTTGTCCAACAACAATCTTGAAGGCAGAATCCCACCTTCTCTATCCAACATAACAGAACTTGAGTCACTTGACCTTTCTCTCAACAAACTCTCAGGTGAAATCCCTCCAGCATTATCACAATTGACAACTCTCGAGGTGTTCAACATCTCCTTTAATGATCATCTCGTGGGCCCAATACCACAAGGAAACCAATTCAATACTTTTGATGATACCTCTTTCCAAGGAAACCCAGGATTGTGTGGAAGTCTAATTTACCAGAAGTGCAGAAATGAAGATGTTATACCACTGTCACCGCCATCAGTGCATAGTGACAAGAGCGAGGATGAGGATTCGGAACTGATTGATTGGATCATCAAATCGCTGGGCTGTATATGTGGAACCATAGTTGGCTTTGTTATTGGGAAAATTTACATCACTGACAAGTACCATGAATGGTTTATGGAGACCTTTGGAAGGAGGAGGACAATGAGGAGAAAATAA
- the LOC110783363 gene encoding protein ANTAGONIST OF LIKE HETEROCHROMATIN PROTEIN 1, with amino-acid sequence MPHLKKKSKNSKKKDFKKLKKKIKTLNVVPIEPRAIESDWWDSFCHKISSSPGLTIPNDKEEAFKYFFRVSKTTFEYICSLVRDDLISRPPSGLINIEGRLLSVEKQVAIAMRRLASGDSQVSVGASFGVGQSTVSQVTWRFIESLEVRAKHHIKWPDQDKLEQIKSKFQSVFGLPNCCGSVDATHILMTLPSVQTSDDWCDEARNYSMLLQGIVDDEMRFLDVVTGWPGAMTVSRFLKCSGFYKLCENGERLSKKLRLGENIEIREYIVGGVYYSLLPWLITPYEDQDFATINSKFREAHDAARLLGVRALSHLKGSWRILSKVMWRPDKSKLPSIILACCLLHNIMIDSGDKLLSNVAIPEHHDFGYEEKSCKFVDTLGSTMRDNLVKCLQPR; translated from the exons ATGCCCCATTTGAAGAAGAAATCAAAGAACTCGAAGAAGAAGGATTTCAAGAAACTAAAGAAGAAGATCAAAACATTGAATGTCGTTCCAATTGAACCCAGAGCCATCGAATCTGATTGGTGGGACAGTTTCTGCCACAAAATCTCCTCTTCTCCAG GTTTGACCATACCTAATGATAAAGAGGAGGCATTCAAGTATTTCTTTAGGGTATCAAAAACCACATTTGAGTATATATGTTCACTTGTAAGAGATGACCTGATATCAAGACCACCTTCAGGATTAATCAACATTGAAGGGAGGCTATTAAGTGTTGAGAAACAAGTTGCCATTGCGATGAGAAGGTTAGCTTCTGGTGATTCACAGGTTTCAGTAGGTGCCTCATTTGGGGTTGGTCAATCCACTGTTTCTCAGGTAACTTGGAGATTCATCGAGTCATTAGAGGTTCGTGCTAAACACCATATTAAATGGCCTGATCAGGACAAATTAGAGCAGATCAAATCAAAGTTTCAAAGTGTATTTGGGTTACCCAATTGTTGTGGATCAGTAGATGCAACTCATATTCTTATGACCCTTCCATCTGTTCAAACTTCAGATGATTGGTGTGATGAAGCCAGAAACTACAGCATGTTGCTTCAAGGAATTGTTGATGATGAAATGAGGTTTCTCGATGTTGTTACTGGTTGGCCTGGTGCAATGACAGTGTCTAGGTTTTTGAAGTGTTCTGGGTTTTACAAGTTGTGTGAAAATGGAGAAAGATTAAGTAAAAAACTGAGATTAGGTGAAAATATAGAGATTAGAGAGTATATAGTTGGTGGAGTTTACTACTCTCTTCTTCCATGGCTAATAACCCCTTACGAAGATCAAGACTTTGCGACAATTAACTCGAAATTTAGGGAGGCACATGATGCTGCAAGGTTACTGGGAGTTAGGGCATTATCACATTTGAAGGGAAGTTGGAGAATTCTTAGTAAGGTTATGTGGAGGCCTGATAAGAGTAAACTACCCAGTATTATCTTGGCTTGTTGTTTACTCCACAATATTATGATTGATTCTGGGGATAAGTTACTCTCTAATGTTGCTATTCCTGAACACCATGACTTTGGTTATGAAGAGAAATCATGCAAGTTTGTGGATACCTTAGGGAGTACCATGAGAGATAATTTAGTGAAATGTTTGCAGCCTAGATAG